One window from the genome of Glycine soja cultivar W05 chromosome 12, ASM419377v2, whole genome shotgun sequence encodes:
- the LOC114379913 gene encoding MAR-binding filament-like protein 1 isoform X1, translated as MAASSTFCLLHSPLYQFPSSSSSSSGLRKLRASTTSSCLGQQDKDPVCNKRTILLSSIALLPFRRLKRAPALESPPPPPTPTEETEVKTQEDNQEAEKASEVDQPSNSFLTLLNGIGIFSSGVLGALYTLAQKEKSTAVATIETMSSKLKDKEELIVSLKKNYELKLLNKQEEQAKLVEKAKEEQLALINQLNSANSTIKRLGQELKSERSLIEDLKLQIGQLKTELSKTDTDKKDLENNLKEKIDSIGVLQERINLLSVDLKGKEDVVQNLNSFLAEMELQLKSLNSTYEQTKDDLSNVQLQIQGLKDELLKSQEELEAKDSLVIELNSRVSSLTLENNDFRSKCDVIEKEYNVLKLSAEKKAALDSKVLREKDEELHQLKDQFELALGEASKNQTVIVDLSQERDDLKEALENESSKVNHLKHELQVTQENLAKSRNEFAELENFLTESTKLRKELELKVSKLLSELTEVKESLQRSLEDGKHEAQMLASELTTAKEHLKESQAELQGVSKELTTALEKNDSLQKELIDVYKKAETTAEDLKEQKQLVASLNKDLQALEQQVSKDKESRKPLERDLEEATKSLEEMNRNAVILSGELQRANFLVSSLEKEKEVLTKSLTDQRNACKEAQDNIEDAHNLIMKLGKERENLGKKGKKFEEELASAKGEILRLKSRINSSEVAVNNDQVQKDGGENKVNSSKVAVNEQQKDEGENKVTVSARKTVRRRKANPQ; from the exons ATGGCGGCGAGTAGTACCTTCTGCTTGCTCCACTCTCCCCTCTACCAATtcccatcttcttcttcttcttcttctgggcTCAGAAAGTTGCGAGCTTCCACAACTTCTTCGTGCTTGGGCCAGCAAGACAAAGACCCAGTCTGTAACAAAAGAACCATTCTTTTGTCGAGCATCGCTCTTCTTCCGTTTCGCCGTTTGAAGCGGGCCCCTGCTCTTGAATCCCCACCTCCACCCCCAACCCCAA CAGAAGAAACTGAGGTGAAGACGCAAGAGGATAACCAGGAAGCCGAG AAAGCATCTGAAGTGGACCAACCATCAAATTCCTTTCTGACTCTCCTGAATGGAATTGGAATATTTTCTTCTGGTGTGTTGGGTGCTCTCTATACACTTGCTCAGAAAGAAAAGTCCACTGCTGTTGCAACAATAGAAACA ATGAGCAGCAAACTAAAGGATAAGGAAGAACTGATTGTTTCCTTGAAGAAGAACTATGAGTTGAAGTTACTGAACAAGCAGGAGGAACAAGCCAAGCTGGTTGAAAAGGCAAAGGAAGAGCAACTGGCATTGATAAACCAACTGAATTCTGCAAACAGTACTATTAAACGCTTGGGACAGGAGCTTAAAAGCGAGAGAAGTTTGATTGAGGACCTGAAACTTCAAATTGGCCAACTTAAAACTGAGCTTTCAAAGACTGATActgataaaaaggatcttgaaaacaatttgaaagaaaagataGATTCCATTGGAGTTTTACAGGAAAGAATCAATCTGCTGAGTGTGGACCTCAAGGGCAAAGAAGATGTTGTTCAAAATCTTAATTCATTCCTTGCAGAAATGGAGTTGCAATTGAAGAGTTTGAATTCTACCTATGAGCAAACCAAGGATGACTTATCCAATGTTCAATTGCAGATTCAAGGGCTGAAAGATGAACTACTGAAAAGCCAAGAGGAACTAGAagcaaaagattccttggtgATAGAACTAAATTCAAGAGTGAGTTCCTTAACTCTTGAGAACAATGATTTTAGGAGTAAATGTGATGTCATCGAGAAGGAATACAATGTCCTAAAGCTCAGTGCTGAAAAGAAGGCTGCTTTGGACTCTAAGgttttaagagaaaaagatgaggaGCTTCATCAGCTAAAGGATCAGTTCGAACTTGCCCTAGGTGAAGCAAGCAAAAACCAGACCGTCATTGTTGATTTATCCCAAGAAAGAGATGATTTGAAGGAGGCTCTAGAGAATGAATCTAGCAAGGTGAATCATTTGAAGCATGAACTCCAAGTCACCCAAGAGAATCTTGCAAAATCAAGAAATGAGTTTGCTGAATTGGAAAACTTTCTAACTGAGTCAACTAAACTGCGCAAAGAGCTTGAGCTCAAGGTCTCTAAGCTTTTGTCTGAGCTCACTGAAGTTAAAGAATCACTACAGAGAAGCCTTGAAGATGGAAAACATGAGGCACAAATGCTAGCAAGTGAGCTTACAACTGCCAAGGAACACTTGAAGGAATCACAAGCAGAGCTGCAAGGTGTGTCAAAAGAACTAACAACTGCTCTTGAAAAGAATGATAGCCTACAAAAAGAATTAATTGATGTCTACAAAAAGGCTGAAACCACAGCAGAGGATTTGAAGGAACAAAAACAGTTAGTTGCTTCTTTGAACAAAGATTTACAAGCATTAGAGCAGCAAGTCTCAAAAGACAAGGAGTCCCGAAAACCTCTTGAGAGGGACCTGGAGGAGGCGACCAAATCACTAGAAGAAATGAACCGAAATGCGGTGATCCTTTCTGGTGAACTACAGAGAGCTAATTTTCTTGTTTCTAGccttgaaaaagagaaagaggtgCTTACTAAGTCCCTAACCGACCAAAGGAATGCATGCAAAGAGGCCCAAGACAACATTGAAGATGCTCATAACCTTATCATGAAACTTGGCAAAGAAAGAGAGAATTTAGGGAAAAAAGGTAAGAAATTTGAAGAGGAATTGGCTTCTGCCAAGGGTGAGATATTGCGCTTGAAGAGTCGAATCAATTCTTCAGAAGTTGCTGTTAACAATGACCAAGTGCAGAAAGATGGAGGTGAAAACAAGGTCAATTCTTCAAAAGTTGCTGTTAATGAGCAACAGAAAGATGAAGGTGAAAACAAGGTTACTGTAAGTGCACGTAAGACTGTCAGAAGAAGAAAGGCTAACCCACAATAA
- the LOC114379913 gene encoding MAR-binding filament-like protein 1 isoform X2, which yields MAASSTFCLLHSPLYQFPSSSSSSSGLRKLRASTTSSCLGQQDKDPVCNKRTILLSSIALLPFRRLKRAPALESPPPPPTPKETEVKTQEDNQEAEKASEVDQPSNSFLTLLNGIGIFSSGVLGALYTLAQKEKSTAVATIETMSSKLKDKEELIVSLKKNYELKLLNKQEEQAKLVEKAKEEQLALINQLNSANSTIKRLGQELKSERSLIEDLKLQIGQLKTELSKTDTDKKDLENNLKEKIDSIGVLQERINLLSVDLKGKEDVVQNLNSFLAEMELQLKSLNSTYEQTKDDLSNVQLQIQGLKDELLKSQEELEAKDSLVIELNSRVSSLTLENNDFRSKCDVIEKEYNVLKLSAEKKAALDSKVLREKDEELHQLKDQFELALGEASKNQTVIVDLSQERDDLKEALENESSKVNHLKHELQVTQENLAKSRNEFAELENFLTESTKLRKELELKVSKLLSELTEVKESLQRSLEDGKHEAQMLASELTTAKEHLKESQAELQGVSKELTTALEKNDSLQKELIDVYKKAETTAEDLKEQKQLVASLNKDLQALEQQVSKDKESRKPLERDLEEATKSLEEMNRNAVILSGELQRANFLVSSLEKEKEVLTKSLTDQRNACKEAQDNIEDAHNLIMKLGKERENLGKKGKKFEEELASAKGEILRLKSRINSSEVAVNNDQVQKDGGENKVNSSKVAVNEQQKDEGENKVTVSARKTVRRRKANPQ from the exons ATGGCGGCGAGTAGTACCTTCTGCTTGCTCCACTCTCCCCTCTACCAATtcccatcttcttcttcttcttcttctgggcTCAGAAAGTTGCGAGCTTCCACAACTTCTTCGTGCTTGGGCCAGCAAGACAAAGACCCAGTCTGTAACAAAAGAACCATTCTTTTGTCGAGCATCGCTCTTCTTCCGTTTCGCCGTTTGAAGCGGGCCCCTGCTCTTGAATCCCCACCTCCACCCCCAACCCCAA AAGAAACTGAGGTGAAGACGCAAGAGGATAACCAGGAAGCCGAG AAAGCATCTGAAGTGGACCAACCATCAAATTCCTTTCTGACTCTCCTGAATGGAATTGGAATATTTTCTTCTGGTGTGTTGGGTGCTCTCTATACACTTGCTCAGAAAGAAAAGTCCACTGCTGTTGCAACAATAGAAACA ATGAGCAGCAAACTAAAGGATAAGGAAGAACTGATTGTTTCCTTGAAGAAGAACTATGAGTTGAAGTTACTGAACAAGCAGGAGGAACAAGCCAAGCTGGTTGAAAAGGCAAAGGAAGAGCAACTGGCATTGATAAACCAACTGAATTCTGCAAACAGTACTATTAAACGCTTGGGACAGGAGCTTAAAAGCGAGAGAAGTTTGATTGAGGACCTGAAACTTCAAATTGGCCAACTTAAAACTGAGCTTTCAAAGACTGATActgataaaaaggatcttgaaaacaatttgaaagaaaagataGATTCCATTGGAGTTTTACAGGAAAGAATCAATCTGCTGAGTGTGGACCTCAAGGGCAAAGAAGATGTTGTTCAAAATCTTAATTCATTCCTTGCAGAAATGGAGTTGCAATTGAAGAGTTTGAATTCTACCTATGAGCAAACCAAGGATGACTTATCCAATGTTCAATTGCAGATTCAAGGGCTGAAAGATGAACTACTGAAAAGCCAAGAGGAACTAGAagcaaaagattccttggtgATAGAACTAAATTCAAGAGTGAGTTCCTTAACTCTTGAGAACAATGATTTTAGGAGTAAATGTGATGTCATCGAGAAGGAATACAATGTCCTAAAGCTCAGTGCTGAAAAGAAGGCTGCTTTGGACTCTAAGgttttaagagaaaaagatgaggaGCTTCATCAGCTAAAGGATCAGTTCGAACTTGCCCTAGGTGAAGCAAGCAAAAACCAGACCGTCATTGTTGATTTATCCCAAGAAAGAGATGATTTGAAGGAGGCTCTAGAGAATGAATCTAGCAAGGTGAATCATTTGAAGCATGAACTCCAAGTCACCCAAGAGAATCTTGCAAAATCAAGAAATGAGTTTGCTGAATTGGAAAACTTTCTAACTGAGTCAACTAAACTGCGCAAAGAGCTTGAGCTCAAGGTCTCTAAGCTTTTGTCTGAGCTCACTGAAGTTAAAGAATCACTACAGAGAAGCCTTGAAGATGGAAAACATGAGGCACAAATGCTAGCAAGTGAGCTTACAACTGCCAAGGAACACTTGAAGGAATCACAAGCAGAGCTGCAAGGTGTGTCAAAAGAACTAACAACTGCTCTTGAAAAGAATGATAGCCTACAAAAAGAATTAATTGATGTCTACAAAAAGGCTGAAACCACAGCAGAGGATTTGAAGGAACAAAAACAGTTAGTTGCTTCTTTGAACAAAGATTTACAAGCATTAGAGCAGCAAGTCTCAAAAGACAAGGAGTCCCGAAAACCTCTTGAGAGGGACCTGGAGGAGGCGACCAAATCACTAGAAGAAATGAACCGAAATGCGGTGATCCTTTCTGGTGAACTACAGAGAGCTAATTTTCTTGTTTCTAGccttgaaaaagagaaagaggtgCTTACTAAGTCCCTAACCGACCAAAGGAATGCATGCAAAGAGGCCCAAGACAACATTGAAGATGCTCATAACCTTATCATGAAACTTGGCAAAGAAAGAGAGAATTTAGGGAAAAAAGGTAAGAAATTTGAAGAGGAATTGGCTTCTGCCAAGGGTGAGATATTGCGCTTGAAGAGTCGAATCAATTCTTCAGAAGTTGCTGTTAACAATGACCAAGTGCAGAAAGATGGAGGTGAAAACAAGGTCAATTCTTCAAAAGTTGCTGTTAATGAGCAACAGAAAGATGAAGGTGAAAACAAGGTTACTGTAAGTGCACGTAAGACTGTCAGAAGAAGAAAGGCTAACCCACAATAA